In the genome of Acanthopagrus latus isolate v.2019 chromosome 17, fAcaLat1.1, whole genome shotgun sequence, the window ATTTTTATTCACACCATGACTGGCATTTATTTTATCCTTTCTAATAAAGACAATAACAAATCTGAACATTTCAAGAAATCTCACAAGCGCGGtttgaaatgtcacatcatttattttgcatttaaaatttCAGAATTGTAATAATTGGTAGTTTCATCTTATGTGGATTACATTCAATACAGACAGATGTCAAACAACTCCAAGAAGAGTTATTTATGATGCAATTCTTGATATTTCATTAGAATTTTCCACTGAAATGCATATTCAACACTAGGTTGTCAATATAGGCACCTTAATTGGCACAAGTTGTAATAATTAAAACCCATCAAATGTCAACAACGACTCAGTTTAGAAAAGTTTTGCTTGGTTTGCATTGTCTGGATTAGCAGatcaattattttaaaagaatCAAACTAAAAGATTTACTGATTGATTCAGTTGGACACATTTCATGTTGTAAACAATCACAAATCTTAAAAAGTCTGCATCACCTGCAAATAACTAACCTGCCCTGGTTCCCTCAGTCACTTGAAGCTCTGCAGCAGGTTATAATAACTTTTACAGCTCAGATAACATTGATGAAAAATCTATTTGACAGCATACAAGTGAGGTTAGATGACTTATTTGAGAAAGTGCTTGAAACCCATGACCAGTGGAGTGACCCTCTGTCATAGAGTTACTTACAGAtatcaattatttttatttttccactttgAGAACCTTTTGTTTAGCTGGCAGATGAGGCACAACTACAGAGGTCATTATTTGGTTACTTGTCTCCAAGATATTCATCAACCAATGGAAAACCTGTTAAATGTGAGAGCACGGCCTCTATAAAGTTCATGTTTGGTGCATGACTCACCGGAGCTGATTCAAGGTAAGGCTCACGTCCCCATCAGccaaggaaaaaagaaacacagtccagaatattttgaaattaaatacTACTCTTTggacttcttctttttcttcttcttctttggagGAAGTGCCTCCTCATTAATAATCTCATCTATGGAAGGTTTGTCCTTTTtacactttttccttttccgTTTTCCTGCTGTGTCTGCCTCCTCCAGCAGATCTGCACATTTCTTCTGGGTTATTGAAGCACAGTCCTGGACCGGCTCTGACAGGCTGGATTCTGTACTGttactctcctcctcttcaacaGGTTGACTGTCGTGTTTGgaagatttctttttcttcttcttcttcactttaGTCTCAGCGTGCGGCTCAGCAGTCTCCTCCGGACTCTCAGCTACAGGTGAATGcactctttcttcttcattgagctctgcattttttttcttctttttatttttcttctttgttttgtgtgaatcATCTGCTTCACCGTTTTCTACACAGATCACATCCCCCTCAGTGGAAACATCCTCAGTGTCCTCAttaatcttctttttcttcttcttcttgggttTAACATCTGCTTCAGAACTTTCAGACACTTCGTCACCATTAAGCTCAATGACGCTCCCAGTggatctcttcttcttcttcttctccttttttctctgagCGTCCTCGTCCGCCTCCTCCTGActctcagctctctgctcagctgaCTGGGAGGTCGGTGGCGTCGGCTCAACACAAACTGGTGAAGCACTTGCTGGTTGGCTCTTCTTGCCGTACTTGGCCATGAACTCAGCCTCCTGCTGTTCTAGTCTGGCTAACTTGGCATTCATGGTCAAGCCGTGCCTTGCTCCTCtagagaaaaacaatgaaaactcAGAAACTAGGTCCTTTTATCCAACGTTTACTCATTCTGAACTATTATGATGTACATTAcattattctttattattaacAGTAAAAGCTGTTGAACAGGAATTATAAATCAGGTTTTGAATAAGTTTATGAATGAACTTACTTGTGAGCTGTGCGTCCTCCACAAGCCTTCATTAGATCAGCATCAGACAGCTTGCTGAGTACCAATGAAAAACAGTGTAACACTgttaaaaacagcttcaaaatacatttatactTTTGCACATCAATCAAAATTACATCACTAATAATAGAAGATTGTAATTAAAAACCTAATTGTAGATACTTGACACTATAAAACATCCAGAATCGAATGGAAGAAATGGTGCTCTGTAATTGCAGCAAGAAATGGATTTAGCCAACAACCGAGGTTTACAATGTCATGGTTTTAAAACTGTAAAGGCTCAGCAAGATCAGGTGTTTCTGTTCTCACTCGAAAAAGGGGCAGAATCTATAACTGTGACGTTTCTTATCGTAGTCATGGcaacattttttgcagcttattgagaaaaaacaacaaatctaaAACAAAGACTGCATCAAATGAAGTTCTTACTTGAAGGTGCTCGAGAGATCTAGTTTCTGGTCCTCCTcgtctgagctgctgctgctgtcgttgTCTGAGTTGGAAGTCTTTGGCTCTGGCTGCTCCTGACCAGACAGCAGTGTGGCTGActgagagagaaggatggaaataaaaaacaaacagttcagactaaaacacaacaaagaatCGACCCTATCCAGTATTCTCCATGTAGCCAAAGCTTGACACAACATATTTCTTTGGCCATAAATCTTCACTATCAACTATTGACAGATATTTACCCAATAAATAAGacataaaatgaacaaatcaccTTGACAAAGCATCCATATAGTCTGGCTTTAGCCTGCGCAGCTTTCCTTGGCTTTTTATTGGAGATCATCccatcctcttcatcttcgtcCACTGTCTTCTTCAACTGAATTCCATTCTggatcaaacagaaaacaaacaattaccCTCTGACAAAGATGAAGCCAAGTGATTATGTATCttacaagaagaaaaataacatataataataatctcctgaagtgtcaaaatgtttttaatgattgtTATGTTACCTCAACTGTAACTTTAATTTAGAGTTTAAGGATGTAAATTTAGCTTTCATACATGCTGCAAATGTGTGAAGATTTTTTGCAGACATCAAGCTGCGccaaaaaatattcacacatttcCCCAACCATGTAGATAAATACAGCTACAttcacaggaggaggaggtggatcGGTTTTCTCAGGCAAGGTTTTGCAGGTAACCTTCACAAATTTTTGGCTGATAAATGAGCTCAATATCacattctgaaataaatctTCCAGttccaacaaaataaataaataaagacaaaaacaaaacataaaaacagacacaactcACTtgcataatattttttttaacatagcAAGACTGCCTCACTCACTGGCTTTAGGGTCAGTCTCCAAAGTGGTCATGTTTTCTGAGCACAGGTGAGTGTCTTTGATGCCTCCAAACTCACCTGATCAGATTCCACCTGCAGACTGGAAGAGGCCTTGTTGAAGACATGATCCCACCAGTGGAAGGTGAACTGCTCTCCTTCCTTATGGCCAACCTGACAGAGAAGACAAACGTGAGTCTACAAAGAACTACTTTCTGAAGATAAACCAGTGACAGATGTGCACATGTGATCCATTTAAAATAAGAGAAATTAAACCAAATGCCACTCACTCCTCCTTTGTCGCATTTCACTTTGACCTTGATAGCTTCTGATATGCCATTTTCAGCTCGCCCCAGTCCTTTACCTGTGGACAGAGTGGACTGAGTGAGAAACCAGCTCCTGGGTATGACACATTGATTCACAGCACCGATCACAGCATCTTACCATGTTCCCAGCCGTGACGCAGGAGTTGCTGCTCTGCAAACTTCAAGCCACGACTTTTCTCTTGTACAACTTCAGCCATCTGTGCAAAGAACATGTGATCAGTATTGGCCTCTCATTAATCTGAGACCGTCACTGTGGCTTTTTGAGTCTGTTTAGAACAGGCTGAAAGTCACTAAAACTGCTGGTCTATTAGTTGATACAGAGAACATTACTCTAATAACTGCATATCTGATAATCAATTCCTTTTTGCAgttatttatcaaacaaaatggcagaaaatgatCTGGTTTGAGCTGCTTGAATGTGCACATTTGCAGCGATTTGTCTGAATATCTTTgaaattctgactttttgttcagaacagacacacacacaccttggagCTTTGAGAACTGGCAATGACACTTTATTTCTCAAATATCTAGCCCTGAGATCTTTCTAGAgtaattgttttcatgacaaGCCAAGCCACTAATTACTAATCATTTGAtccataaaatatcagaaaatagtgaaaaatgcccttctacaactaaattacaaccAAGTTACTTTCTTAGCAGAACCACctaaacaaaatgcaaacactaCATCTGTATGAACACATTTGCCATGTAAACAATTAAGTCAAAGGTTATTCACAGACTTTGCTACCATGCAATCTGTACACGTATCCGACAAATTAGTATTTCTCGTGGAAAACCCACATTTAAACTTTCTCAGGTCTGTATTCTCTGATGTTGACAGGAGTTGGAGTtgatgctaacagctaacgtaAAAgccaaaagttaaaaacatgCTAGCAGCAATTAGCCCATATTAGCAGCCTTTCGTCGGCTAAAATATTatacacaacaataacacagcAGAAGTCAGAACCCAACCTACCTCTCGGGGTGTTGTTTCGTTAAAACTGCATCACTAAAACCGCCTGACGATGCgtagaaacattaaaatgcagcaCCAGTCGCTTGTTAGCCATGCGGCTTTAGCAGAAGGCTGACATGACACCGGAAACACGTCACAGCAGCCCCcgccttctttttcttctcggtgtattttgcagcagcagccaatcagagtcctGCTGGCCCAGCGCTGCTCTGCACAGAGCtaaagtggaaaaataaaactaatcCGAATTAAATCTCTTATTTGAATCCAGTTTGAAGCCTTTATAAACTTCTTTATGTATCTGTGATAATAAACTGTAATAATACACAACTGTAGCTTTGATAAATATCTTAAAAGAAGCAAAATAAGTGTAAAAATACCCTGTTACATGTAACAAAAGCACTTAAAGTTTCAAAAGTAAACTTCATGCAGCAGAATGGTGTGTCACTTTAATGTACTGTatcatatgtatttttaaaaatatcaaaccaTTACCATTACATTACCATTCATGTTGTAGCAGGTTGAGGTGGAGCTAACTAATGTACTCTATACAAGCATTACTATCAATAATTTAACCCTTAACAATAGGCTAAATAATTTCACAAACTTGTATATTCTCTAACCATAACTGAATTAATTGTTGCACCATTCCATCAAATGTATCCTCCATATTCACCCTGATACTTCAAGTttctctgaaaacatttgaatctGCACTAGAATTAGAATTAAATTATGCATGTTAGGAGAATAAGGGCTGCACAGGACGAGTTGTTAATGACTGTCCCAGTGGAGAGTCAGAGGATGTTGCCAGTAGATGGCAGTGTTTCATACCagaaagataaaacacagactATTCAAGTGATTCTCTCACAGCATCTCAGGTGCCATCAACAGCAGGAgttcataaaatacatttaacgAGCTAAATGATAAAATTAACCTTAATAAGGGGAGTTTTACTGGTTTAGACCTGCATACAGAAGCTGAACTGATCTGATGGATGTCTTTCAACTAACGTCTTGCAGGATTTATGATTTTCCTTCATGAGCCAGTTCACTACTTCAAATATTAATCATACCAAACTTCcaaataatgacagaaaaacatcctAAAGCAATACTTCCCCAACATGGCAGAGCATAAATTAAAGCCTATTTATTTGACGTGTAACTTCTTCTTCTCAAAACTAATCTGAGAAAATAATTTGCTCATTTACTTGTTGTTACATGAATCTGCTTATCCTGATAATTAGTTGTCATATTTCAGCCATAAACACGAGACTAATAACAACAGACTTTTGGTTGCAAATGCTACCAGGATGTTTCCAGGAAGATTTTAATGTTAGAAATGACCGAGAGCTACACCCTGGATATGTTTCCAGCCCCTCTCTGTGTCCTCGGCCGTTTCTGGTCAGTCCCTCTGTGGCCTGCAGGAAACCATTTTTATTTCCCCCTGCTGTCGGTTTCCGTGCATTGAGGATGTTTGCTCCACCAGGCCTCCATCCACTAGTTGTTTATCTGTGTCAGCACTCAGCAGGGGGGGTAAAACACCCGTCCTAAACAGGCCGGTTATCATGGCTGGCCTACTGTTTGGGAGGAAGCCCTCCAACTGCTGACTGACAGTTATCTGAGAGGAGCTTATTACACAGCTGTCAATACACTTGACAGCTGTGCACTTATAAGGTTGAGGCAACAGTTTGGAACAGTTTTATATATATGAACAACACTGACCTGCACAAAGccctatctatctatctatctatctatctatctatctatctatctatctatctatctatctatctatctatctatctatctatctaaagaTGATAGAGATAGTCATATTTTTCCATCTGCAATCATCAGACTCGTCAGACTGAAGTTGTTTTCCAGGTATCATCCCATTGGACCATTTATCCCCCCTTAaatcctaaacacacacacacacacacacacacacacacacacacacacacacacacacacacacacacacacacacacacacacacacacacacacacacctgtgcatCAATGTCTGGAGGCCtgctgaagacaaaaacaactctgACTCTCCTCCTtgacctctctcctctctgccacatccctctttttctctccttctcctctctatccctttctcctctcttcctcatccccctgttctcctcctctttttcctcctcctcctcttccatcccatttcctcctcctcctcctcctcctcctcctcctcctcctcctcctcagtcccCTCTCTGTCACAGTGTTTCCAGTCTCCCTGGCTCCTCTTCAGGACCCTCCCCCTCTGGACTGGAccgcttctctctctctctctctctctctctccctctttactCACTTCTCAATGTTTACACCGCCTGAAGATTTCTCTAAGTGTGTGAGGAGCTCTTGACTCAAacgcctttcttttttttttttttcatattctctcttCTCCATTTCTCCTTCTTGGAAAAGTCTAACTACATCATCAGAGCGACCCGGGAGTTCTCAGCCGGCAAGGTGAGTGAAAAACGCtgtcagtgaaaacagtgaTGAGTGAAGAAAACGGGATTGTCACGCAGCTTTTATGGTTTATTGTAGAGCCGCGGACAGTTATGATGATGCATGTTACTGTGAAACACTCGGAGCGTCGCGGATGTGCGGGGATGTGTTGTAACGTTCAGCAGCGCAGATCccaaaatggtaaaaaaaaaaaaaaaaagatgcaactCAGAGCAAAACTGCGACAAATTCCTTGTTTTAGTGACCCAAAGTGCGTCTGTACTGCTCCACTGTGAGGCTGGAGTTAGTTCATGAGTGTTGTTCTCACTTGATTTGGATTTAATCCGCTAAAATGCGTCAAATCTGGCACATTTCTAACATCCATATAAGGCGCTAAACGCACTCCATCGTTCTTTATATctgttttaagttatttttaaaagatgctcATCTGCACGTCTTGAATAGATGTgaccagtggtggaaagtaactaaagtcatttactcaaatactgttaCGAAGACGTTTGATGTACTATTcccattttattgtatttcatttacaGTATGTTATTCTTAATGTACTTTCCAGCTTTAGTCACTACTTATTTTTGAGGTTACGTTTCAACACAGTACACACTTTAACACGCTTTTGTAAAACAACATTACATATTACAAACAAACGTGTGTAACGCAGTTCATAAAAGCTTCTTCTCTTTAAACGTCTCACATggtttcattttaaatcctGTTCAGATGACCAGCACCTTCACCTTCACACTTTAATTACACTCAGCTGCTAATATTAGTACTattacttgtaatggagtattttttgCATTGATGTACTGCAgtgaagtacatttactcaagtactgcacctgaatttgaattttaagGTACTTTGAGAGTATTTGCTTCCTACTTCCACcacactacattttggaggcttatattgtactttttacacaactacatttatttcttATCTTTAGTTgcttgttactttgcagattgttGAGCTGAGGTAgcactttaaaggggcactgtgtagttttggagaggaaatttaAACTCAGGATTAAAGTctttacaatattattattaacaatgatacaaatcagaaatatttattttttccatatctgaataaacaagcggttctcagaggaaaacaaggttcagaacgctgtttgaagccaaaaaggtggcagggtccgccacatataaacaaagtaaaacaatatgaagctGAGTTGTCCTTGAAGTTTGTtcgtcagtttgtttattcagttgtgaaaacatAATGAGTTTGTTTAGTTAGTTTGTCTGGGCATCTATCTTTGTCTccttattaaaatgtctttcccaaaactacttaatgctcctttaaaatgtGCTCCAACTCGTTCTAAATGCAGAATTAACTAAACTTAtgttcattaacattttaaaaaacaacaaactctgcaCTGTCTGAGACAATTCTGACCAGAAAAGGTCAACAAGTTGAGTCAGAATCTACTTTtaaacagctggagcagcacatCACAAAGAAGCTGAACCTATTGTTGGGACTTCACTATAgaaaacagtcttggttttctttctgtgtcGAACAGAAATCGGAGcagtgtgtctctctgcctgttatTGATTATGGAGATGTGTTGTATATGAATGCCTCTGCTCAGTCGTCATCACGAGGTTCTTTAGGTTTCTCTAACTCATCACTGTGTGTTAGACTGTTTGCGTTGAGTGCACGCCACCTCtggtatgtttttgtttgcagagCCATTCTGCCGATTAACTTATCTTCTCTTTCAAACTTGAAATATGGAAATAACATTCTTGGTTCTCCCGATGTTTCCCCTGAAGTCCAAACTGAATTGGGAAATAAAGCTCTTTGGGTTTTTGGCACCTGCTGCCTGGAACAACCCTGACAATCAAACCACCTGTCTGTTCATTAACAAGTGGACGGAGTATTATAATCTGCTCACAAAGACTTATCACCAGGCACTTCTTCCAATCGAATCCAAAGCTGGAAAACTCACTTAGGTCATCCTGATGTCGAGATACACAGAAATATGCCACGTTAAAACATTTTCGGTAGAACAAACCACTTGTTCGAGTGAGCTCGCTTGATGcacttgctgtgtttttccttcctgaCGGAGCTTTTCTGGCATCTCTCGCTGCTCCTGCTTTGAAATCTTCTCCACTTACTATCAGGAGAGCGTGACTCAGAGACGCTGCGCTCCTCTGGCATGTCTCCTCTATCGACTCACTTCAGAGGAAGTCGATGGGAGGAGGTCCGCTGTTTCCTCAGTattcacctcctccttctcctcctcctcctcctcctcctcctcctcctctgctgtgttgtgatTTTCATTAAGTCATTCGGACTCCTTCCAGGTTCTGGATGCATCTCTTGATCTTCGTTCTGGTCACAGAGGAGCTGTGACTCAGGCCAGTGAAACGTGGCGGCGAGGTGGCTGCAGTCCATACAACTGTGTGACAtcctgtgtgtgatggtgtgacTCAACCATCATGTCCTGTCAGTGATGTTTAATCAGGTGGAGCAGAGTGGGGCgggtttattttttaatttatcttgCTGCAGATTTGAGAAGCTCCAGCGGGTTGTTGATGCCGTCATgcttgttttcatgtatttatgaggactagagctgcaatgattaatccACTGAAAGAAAATTGATTACCAACACCGACGAGGTTGAGATGTTTTCACtcgtgtctgtctgtttgtgggttggttggtttttcagcaggattgcacgcaaactactgaacagatttccacaaaactgatggatggaggatgagtctcagcccaAATTAGACCCCCCTAAACATTTGGAGCAGATCTGGATCTCACTTGTCTTTCACATTGCCATATTTCTCAGGGATTAATGCATGAATCTtgatgacaaaaacagctgtatcTAGGTGGCTGGTACAATAAGAGGACTATAAATCTATTGACTGCCATTTTAGTTGCAGACGATTTCAGTCgttttttcagacaaaaatgtcaaaacattcaCTGGGtccagagttttttttatatgaggacgttctgcttttcttttaagACAGTTAATACAGAGTATTTGGGTTTTTGAATGTTGCTTGGacaaaaagaagcaatttgatgtttctttgatgtttctCTTTAATTTAATGTGGTTAATTgaataatcatgaaaataatcagcagattaatcatcAAAAATAATTGTTATCCGTATTcccaaaatatgttttcataaaCTGATTGTTTCccattttttattgattttccttTTGAGCCGGTGCAGTTTTCAGGAACAGACACACCAAATTTAAAGGATCACTTCGgggggaagttttgtagtctgcaaaacatttctggaaccTCACaaccaaacactgttgcagcatttttctaaacatatttttaacacaaagcaaaaaaacaaacaaacataaactggcTCATCCAGCATAATCTGTGTGTCTGGAAACCCGCCGTgatctttactgtagctgctaagctaaaagagTTAGCATGCACACTGTTTGAACTGGTTGTACGAGCTCAACAGTGAGTCGAGGGGGTAAATAAAGtcctttttaaatcaatttgggatcccAGAACTTCTGAAGACTTGGATCATGCTCGACGAGCTGTATGGAACCAATTTTATTACtattttgtatttacattttaaaacgagaagctccagaaaagttttgctgactgcaaaacttcaccgtgcttttccatcagcatgaggctGAGGAggtgatgactgaatttttggGCTGACTTTTTCTACAAGACGAATGACTGTATCAACAGGATGCTTCATAAACACTTGTTGACAAACTGGCTGACACTTTTACAGTCTCCATCGTCTCAGTCGAGACGAGAGCCGTGAGATGATTAACTGCTGTACATCGAGGCGCACTGTTCTGGACTCATTTCTCTTCCTCGGTGGAGCTGTAAAATAACCctgtaaattcagcattttacACTTCTGCGCTTATTGTCTGTGACTTGTAAATTATGGCATTTTGATTAAGGAGCTCCTGGCATTATataaggctttaaaaaaaacatctgtgactAAAAGAAAGATATGATTAACTATCAGAGTAAATCTCAGCCACCTGGTTTGGACTCATGACCTCACATCTGCTCTGGCAACCAAAAATCGCCAGGAAGTCTCTTTTGACTGCAGACTGAACTTTCCTTTGTCCTTCTCCAAGTGTTCCTGCGAGGACTGTGCCAGTTTTATACATgccattatttacatttattggTTTCATGAGTTTCATTCTTCTGTGAAAAGTAGCACAACTGCGGCTCCCTGAaaccatctttgtttttcttcactgtcCTCATATGAGATCCTCATTAGTGGAAAATAGCATCTCCACCCCCCCCTCTTGAAAATGTGTCTGCCCTCCTCCAGACTGTTTCGGCTATCAGTGGTGTAATGGTGACCCATTTTTTTGTCTGGTCGAGCAACTTGTCTCTCGTCTGACAGCTGGAGATCTGGCTGACTTACCATCTGTTTGTCCAGGAGAGGGCTCCGTCTCAGGCGAGCTACTGGATATGTTTTGGTTGGAGATGACACTgaccagagacacaaagagatgaGACAGAAGTTAGGAAAATGGAACTGGGGTAAGAGGCATTAGTGTTAATTTGATCCCCCAGTGCCTGGATGTTTTAAAATTTATAGTGACACCATGCAGCGTACCCCGAGTGTCTGCGTGTTGTCTTTTGAAGGCCACAGTTTTGTCTTGACAAGATGGCCACACAGCACTTGTGTTATTTAAGTGAGATCACAGGCTGAGGTCTTTGTTTGTGCTGTCCTTCGAAGCACGAACAGAAGTTTGACTCTCCAGGTGGAAAATATCCCAATGCATCTGAGGATCTCATTGAATGAAAATatcatggtccccagaggattaacacttctgattaaaaaaatgttgtaattgTGGTTGTAGATGTTTGGAATCGGGGTCGACTGCATTGagaatattcagtttattcattagttagttctgtctgtcagcacaCTTAGCTAATGTTGTGATGTTAGCTGGCAAAGTTGAACTTACTGGTAATGCTGCTGTTCTCTTGAGTAGGAACAGGAGCCTCGGACGAGTTATCCCCAAACCCCACATCCACACCGTAGCAAGTCCTGTCCGCCAAAGTCGCT includes:
- the gpatch4 gene encoding G patch domain-containing protein 4 gives rise to the protein MAEVVQEKSRGLKFAEQQLLRHGWEHGKGLGRAENGISEAIKVKVKCDKGGVGHKEGEQFTFHWWDHVFNKASSSLQVESDQNGIQLKKTVDEDEEDGMISNKKPRKAAQAKARLYGCFVKSATLLSGQEQPEPKTSNSDNDSSSSSDEEDQKLDLSSTFNKLSDADLMKACGGRTAHKGARHGLTMNAKLARLEQQEAEFMAKYGKKSQPASASPVCVEPTPPTSQSAEQRAESQEEADEDAQRKKEKKKKKRSTGSVIELNGDEVSESSEADVKPKKKKKKKINEDTEDVSTEGDVICVENGEADDSHKTKKKNKKKKKNAELNEEERVHSPVAESPEETAEPHAETKVKKKKKKKSSKHDSQPVEEEESNSTESSLSEPVQDCASITQKKCADLLEEADTAGKRKRKKCKKDKPSIDEIINEEALPPKKKKKKKKSKE